A window of the Salvelinus fontinalis isolate EN_2023a chromosome 14, ASM2944872v1, whole genome shotgun sequence genome harbors these coding sequences:
- the LOC129810909 gene encoding ankyrin repeat domain-containing protein 13C isoform X2 encodes MTVFARGWCIQRPKSITALLRKLKQQSRESVEDKRPKLLNALKELGDFYLELHWDFQSWVPLLSRILPSDVCKIYKQGINIRLDTTLIDFTDMKCQRGDLSFIFNGDAIPSESFAVLDNEQKVYQRIHHEESEMETEEEVDILMSSDVYSATLSTKSITFSRAQTGWLFREDKTERVGNFLADFYSVNGLVLESRKRREHLSEEDILRNKAIMESLSKGGNLIEQNYEPVRRQSLTAPSPNTISWEEYINAENGKAPHLGRDLVCKESKKNFKATVAMSQDFPLSIESLLNVLEVIAPFKHFNKLREFVQMKLPPGFPVKLDIPVFPTITATVTFQELRYDEFEESIFTIPNEYNEDPSRFPDL; translated from the exons atgactgtgtttgcTCGTGGTTGGTGCATTCAAAGGCCTAAATCAA tcacagcGCTGCTAAGGAAGCTCAAACAGCAGTCCAGAGAGAGTGTGGAGGACAAGAGGCCAAAGCTACTGAACGCCCTCAAAGAG ttgGGAGACTTTTATCTTGAGCTTCACTGGGACTTTCAAAGTTGGG TGCCTTTGCTCTCCCGAATCCTGCCCTCTGACGTGTGTAAGATCTACAAACAGGGCATCAACATCCG ACTGGACACCACCCTAATAGACTTCACAGATATGAAGTGCCAGCGTGGTGACCTTAGTTTTATCTTTAATGGCGACGCCATCCCCTCTGAGTCCTTTGCGGTGCTGGACAATGAACAGAAGGTGTACCAGCGGATACACCACGAG gagtcagagatggagacagaggaagaggtggACATCCTTATGAGCAGTGATGTTTACTCTGCCACTCTCTCCACCAAGTCCATCACCTTCTCCAGAGCCCAGACCGGCTGGCTGTTCCGAGAGGACAAAACG GAGCGCGTGGGAAATTTCCTGGCGGATTTCTACTCAGTGAACGGGCTGGTGCTGGAGTCACGGAAGCGTCGGGAGCACCTGAGTGAGGAGGACATCCTGAGGAACAAGGCCATCATGGAGAGCCTGAGCAAAGGAGGGAACCTCATTGAGCAGAACTACGAG cCCGTGAGGCGACAGTCACTAACTGCCCCTTCACCCAACACTATCTCCTGGGAGGAATACATCAACGCAGAAAACGGAAA AGCGCCTCATCTAGGAAGAGACCTGGTATGCAAAGAGAGCAAGAAGAACTTCAAAGCGACCGTGGCCATGAGTCAAGACTTCCCTCTGAGCATTGAATC GTTATTAAACGTTCTGGAGGTGATAGCACCCTTCAAGCACTTTAATAAACTCAGAGAGTTTGTTCAAATGAAACTCCCTCCTGGTTTCCCTGTCAAACTGG ATATCCCTGTCTTTCCAACCATTACGGCCACGGTGACTTTTCAAGAGTTGCGCTACGACGAGTTTGAGGAGTCCATCTTCACCATCCCCAATGAGTACAACGAGGACCCCAGCCGCTTCCCTGACCTTTAA